In Marinobacter antarcticus, one genomic interval encodes:
- a CDS encoding MFS transporter encodes MLLWLAGVYLRIPILVAPPLAPFIADELALSQTLTGALTTLPILMLAIGAMPGSLSISRIGPRNTLALAMVIMVIGSAGRGLAPGTFTLFLTSAVMGLGIAMMQPALPALLPRWLEPKHLAFGSAIYMNGMLMGEFIGAGITLPLIMPLLENSWRATLLVWSLPALLVAAALFLPKRDLARPTRKVAWLPDWQNPLTLKLGLLLGVSGSMFFGVNAYMGALLEQRGEFENLTEALFWYNFAQVIASLLMLKMARHWVGRKAPLIIMLIFSLLGTLGMLVFTGWWAIASATFMSCTAGVLLIMMVALPPLLVPASETGRLSAGNFLIGYTMAFAVPMLGGLLSDWTGDVRHAIAVIITYGILISPLAIKLNLQRQ; translated from the coding sequence ATGTTACTTTGGCTCGCCGGAGTCTATCTGCGCATCCCGATACTGGTTGCGCCGCCGCTGGCACCGTTTATCGCTGATGAACTGGCCCTTTCTCAAACCCTCACCGGCGCTCTGACGACACTGCCCATCCTGATGCTTGCCATAGGTGCCATGCCCGGCTCGCTGTCCATATCACGAATAGGCCCGCGCAATACGCTCGCGCTCGCCATGGTCATCATGGTCATCGGCTCCGCCGGCCGTGGCCTGGCTCCGGGCACCTTTACACTCTTCTTAACCAGCGCCGTTATGGGCCTGGGCATTGCCATGATGCAGCCCGCCCTGCCGGCACTGCTACCACGCTGGCTGGAGCCCAAACACCTGGCCTTTGGCTCTGCCATTTACATGAACGGCATGCTGATGGGCGAGTTCATCGGCGCCGGCATCACCCTGCCGTTAATTATGCCTCTGCTGGAAAACAGCTGGCGCGCAACATTGTTGGTCTGGTCACTGCCCGCGCTGCTGGTCGCCGCAGCCCTGTTCCTGCCCAAACGCGACCTGGCCCGCCCCACCCGCAAAGTCGCCTGGCTACCGGACTGGCAAAACCCACTTACGCTTAAGCTCGGTTTGCTGCTTGGCGTCTCAGGCTCCATGTTTTTCGGCGTAAACGCCTATATGGGCGCTTTGCTCGAGCAAAGAGGCGAGTTCGAAAACCTCACCGAAGCCCTGTTCTGGTACAACTTCGCCCAAGTGATCGCCTCATTGCTGATGCTGAAAATGGCCCGCCACTGGGTAGGCCGAAAAGCCCCACTGATCATCATGCTGATATTCAGCCTGCTGGGAACACTAGGAATGTTGGTGTTTACGGGATGGTGGGCGATCGCCAGCGCGACGTTCATGAGCTGCACCGCCGGCGTATTGCTGATTATGATGGTGGCACTACCACCACTTCTGGTGCCCGCCAGCGAAACCGGCCGGCTATCTGCCGGCAACTTCCTGATTGGCTACACCATGGCCTTTGCAGTGCCCATGCTAGGCGGCTTGCTATCAGACTGGACCGGCGACGTAAGACACGCCATAGCAGTAATCATTACCTACGGAATACTGATTTCTCCCCTGGCAATCAAGCTAAACCTGCAACGGCAGTAA
- a CDS encoding type III PLP-dependent enzyme: MTDSANANIADYYTAETFSRIKAFADTKETPFVVIDTATIDRQYDELVEGFPYANVYYAVKANPAPQVLTMLRDKGANFDIASVYELEKVMALGVTADRISYGNTIKKARDIRTFYEKGVRMFATDSEADLRTLAKAAPGSRIYVRILTDGTQTADWPLSRKFGCENDMAMDLLILARDLGLVPYGVSFHVGSQQREIGAWDSALNKVKVIFERLKEEDGIELKMINMGGGFPANYINRTNELGVYASEITRFLKEDFGDELPEIIIEPGRSLISNAGVLVSEVVLIARKSRTALHRWVFTDVGKFNGLIETLDESIKFPIWTDKKGEGEDCVIAGPTCDSADIMYEHHKYPLPLNLAIGDRMYWLSTGAYTTTYSAVEFNGFPPLKDYYI; the protein is encoded by the coding sequence ATGACCGATTCAGCTAACGCTAACATCGCCGATTACTACACCGCCGAGACCTTTAGCCGGATCAAGGCGTTTGCCGATACCAAAGAAACACCGTTTGTGGTGATTGATACCGCTACCATCGATCGTCAGTACGACGAGCTGGTGGAAGGTTTCCCCTATGCCAATGTCTATTACGCTGTGAAGGCAAACCCGGCTCCGCAGGTTCTGACCATGCTGCGGGACAAGGGTGCGAACTTTGATATTGCGTCGGTGTATGAGTTGGAAAAGGTGATGGCGCTCGGTGTGACCGCTGATCGGATCAGTTACGGCAACACCATCAAGAAGGCCCGGGATATTCGCACCTTCTATGAGAAGGGTGTGCGTATGTTTGCCACGGATTCCGAAGCGGACCTGCGCACTCTCGCCAAGGCAGCTCCTGGTTCAAGGATCTACGTGCGCATCCTGACCGATGGCACGCAAACAGCGGATTGGCCGCTCTCCCGCAAATTTGGTTGCGAGAATGATATGGCTATGGATTTGCTGATTCTGGCTCGGGATCTGGGGTTGGTGCCCTACGGCGTTTCATTCCATGTGGGTTCCCAGCAGCGGGAGATTGGCGCGTGGGATTCGGCACTGAACAAGGTAAAGGTCATTTTCGAGCGTCTGAAAGAAGAAGACGGTATCGAGTTGAAGATGATTAACATGGGTGGTGGTTTTCCTGCCAATTACATCAACCGTACCAACGAGTTGGGTGTGTATGCGTCGGAGATTACCCGTTTCCTGAAGGAGGACTTCGGTGATGAACTGCCTGAGATCATTATTGAGCCAGGCCGGTCGCTGATTTCCAACGCAGGTGTTCTGGTGAGCGAGGTGGTGCTGATTGCCCGTAAATCCCGTACGGCTCTTCACCGCTGGGTGTTCACGGATGTTGGTAAGTTCAATGGGCTGATCGAGACGCTGGATGAGTCGATCAAATTCCCCATCTGGACGGACAAGAAGGGCGAAGGCGAAGACTGTGTGATTGCCGGGCCTACCTGTGACAGTGCGGACATTATGTACGAGCACCACAAGTACCCGTTACCACTGAACCTGGCTATTGGAGATCGCATGTACTGGCTTTCTACCGGAGCCTATACCACTACCTACAGTGCTGTGGAATTTAACGGATTTCCTCCGTTAAAAGACTACTACATCTAA
- a CDS encoding fatty acid cis/trans isomerase has protein sequence MARLITAALLTLLFLAGCAEKTSSPTFKQALPTATQQPVSFNEDVRPIVEAKCLACHGCFDAPCQLKMEYSDGLIRGAHKDAVYDGARLETQKVTRLGIDAQNEQQWRDMGFYSVLARGDQTRSLFENMVRLGKQYEFAPNSKLPENIELGLSRANQCVSNGDFSNYASNHPYEGMPLAVAGLTDDEYATLTGWLNQGGAISPLVTSVSEAEQNHVQRWETWLNEGSQRRQLVSRWIYEHLYLAHLYFEDDGAKTRFFEIVRSHTPPGNEIEIIATRRPNDDPKGELYYRLRPVAGSIVHKRHITFGFGKKQFERTRELFETGNWQVETAPDYSRDKRANPFATFAAIPAKARYQFMLDNAEYFTRTFIRGPVCRGQIATDVIRDHFWVTYRDPENDLYITDAEYRKEVTPLLALPGQDNGLLDLGDNWRNYKDKRNRYHEIRNIAYGDAYPKGASLDHIWDGDGNNTNALLTVFRHHDNASVQRGLIGQVPLTSWWMDYPLFERTYYELVVNFDVFGNVAHQAQTRLYFDLIRNGGEQDYLRLVPPGERNRVLRHWYQGAGELKLDYSYASMDETTPSQVPYATSAFNEELGARLLLKFHELNAERDDPINRCGGSDCGRKDEPEWIREADQVLSELAATRAAFLPAISYLPNVTFLRVYNEEGKRTVYTVIRDRAHSSVAFLLGEDLRYQPENDKLTIYPGIIGSYPNFMFDIPASQLGLFKDRMKALKVEEPEAFEELVSVWGVRRTHRHFWEILHDITAWQLEHQPLQAGIFDINRYKNL, from the coding sequence ATGGCGCGACTCATTACAGCAGCACTCCTAACCCTGCTGTTCCTGGCCGGCTGTGCCGAAAAAACCTCGTCGCCCACTTTCAAACAGGCGCTACCCACCGCCACTCAGCAACCCGTCAGCTTCAACGAAGACGTTCGCCCCATTGTCGAAGCCAAATGCCTGGCCTGCCACGGCTGCTTTGACGCCCCCTGCCAGCTAAAAATGGAATACTCCGACGGCCTGATTCGCGGAGCACATAAAGACGCCGTTTACGATGGCGCACGCCTGGAAACCCAAAAAGTTACACGCCTGGGAATCGACGCCCAGAATGAACAACAATGGCGAGACATGGGTTTTTACTCCGTACTGGCCCGGGGCGACCAGACCCGCAGTCTGTTTGAAAACATGGTCCGCCTGGGTAAACAGTATGAGTTTGCGCCCAACAGCAAGCTGCCCGAGAACATCGAATTGGGCCTGTCCCGCGCCAATCAGTGCGTCAGCAACGGTGACTTCTCCAACTATGCCAGCAACCACCCCTACGAGGGCATGCCATTGGCCGTTGCCGGCCTGACCGACGACGAATACGCCACGCTCACCGGTTGGCTCAACCAGGGCGGCGCTATCAGCCCACTTGTAACCAGCGTCAGCGAAGCCGAGCAGAATCACGTCCAGCGCTGGGAAACCTGGCTAAATGAAGGCAGCCAGCGCCGGCAATTGGTCAGCCGCTGGATCTATGAGCACCTCTATCTTGCGCACCTGTACTTCGAGGACGATGGTGCCAAAACGCGATTCTTCGAAATCGTACGCTCCCACACGCCGCCGGGTAATGAAATTGAGATCATCGCCACCCGCCGCCCCAACGATGATCCCAAAGGCGAGCTTTATTACCGCCTGCGTCCGGTGGCCGGCAGCATCGTGCACAAGCGCCACATCACCTTCGGTTTTGGGAAAAAACAGTTCGAGCGCACCCGCGAGTTGTTTGAAACCGGTAACTGGCAAGTGGAAACTGCGCCGGATTACAGCCGGGACAAACGCGCCAACCCGTTTGCCACCTTTGCCGCCATCCCGGCAAAAGCGCGCTACCAGTTCATGCTGGATAATGCAGAGTACTTTACCCGCACCTTCATTCGCGGGCCTGTATGTCGGGGCCAGATTGCCACGGACGTGATCCGTGATCACTTTTGGGTGACCTATCGCGACCCGGAAAACGATCTGTATATAACTGACGCAGAGTATCGTAAAGAAGTAACGCCATTACTGGCGCTACCCGGGCAGGACAACGGCCTGCTGGATTTGGGGGATAACTGGAGGAACTACAAAGACAAGCGCAACCGCTACCATGAGATACGAAACATAGCTTACGGTGATGCATACCCAAAAGGTGCGTCACTTGATCATATCTGGGACGGTGACGGCAACAATACCAATGCGCTCCTAACCGTATTCCGCCATCACGACAACGCGTCTGTGCAGCGCGGCCTGATCGGCCAGGTTCCGCTGACCAGCTGGTGGATGGATTATCCTCTTTTCGAGCGCACCTATTATGAGCTGGTGGTGAATTTTGATGTGTTCGGCAACGTGGCCCATCAGGCCCAGACGCGCCTCTACTTTGACCTGATCCGCAATGGCGGCGAACAGGACTACCTGAGACTGGTGCCCCCGGGGGAACGCAACCGGGTTCTGCGGCACTGGTACCAGGGGGCTGGAGAGCTGAAACTGGACTACAGCTACGCCAGCATGGACGAGACGACACCGTCACAGGTGCCCTACGCAACCTCAGCCTTCAACGAAGAGCTGGGTGCACGTCTGCTGCTGAAATTCCACGAACTGAACGCAGAACGGGATGACCCCATCAACCGCTGTGGAGGCAGTGACTGTGGCCGCAAAGACGAACCGGAATGGATTCGCGAGGCAGATCAGGTGCTTTCCGAACTGGCCGCAACCCGAGCCGCGTTCCTGCCAGCGATCAGCTACCTGCCCAACGTCACCTTTCTACGGGTATACAACGAGGAAGGAAAGCGCACGGTCTACACAGTAATCCGCGACCGCGCCCACAGCAGCGTCGCTTTCCTGCTTGGGGAGGATCTGCGCTACCAACCAGAGAACGATAAACTGACCATCTACCCGGGGATAATCGGTAGCTACCCTAACTTCATGTTCGACATCCCGGCATCGCAGCTGGGGCTGTTCAAAGACCGGATGAAAGCGCTGAAAGTGGAGGAGCCAGAAGCCTTTGAAGAGCTGGTGAGCGTATGGGGCGTGCGCCGCACCCACCGGCATTTCTGGGAGATTCTTCACGATATCACTGCCTGGCAGCTGGAACATCAGCCCCTGCAGGCGGGTATTTTCGACATTAACCGGTACAAAAACCTGTAA
- a CDS encoding ATP-grasp domain-containing protein, with translation MHFVSFNIFRTLGFPDTTVLKPEYFLRHKELLRNADWVLFPEYWQLNALVHGLKCRVFPSIASYRIGHDKVEMTRAFEAVAPEHIPWTIIEANGPEEREHIWSVMALPFVAKLPKASMGEGVWLIETYDDWNRYCERTDVLYVQEYLPLDRDARIVVVGDKVVTAYWRTQADQGFYNNVSKGGRIDNSPVPAVMTDLALRLARDLEVDHAGFDIALVAGYPYVLEFNRLFGNQGLGQGSDLKEAILEYLEQQSEPRDPGGPNTPEPVHPLAV, from the coding sequence ATGCACTTCGTATCGTTTAATATTTTCCGCACACTCGGCTTTCCCGACACGACAGTGCTCAAGCCCGAGTATTTCCTGCGTCATAAAGAATTGTTGCGCAATGCGGACTGGGTGCTATTCCCTGAATACTGGCAGCTCAATGCACTGGTGCACGGTTTGAAATGCCGGGTTTTCCCCAGCATTGCCAGCTATCGCATTGGCCATGACAAGGTGGAAATGACAAGGGCTTTTGAGGCGGTAGCACCGGAACATATTCCCTGGACAATTATTGAAGCCAATGGCCCCGAAGAGCGCGAGCATATCTGGAGTGTTATGGCGCTGCCCTTTGTGGCGAAGCTGCCGAAGGCCAGTATGGGTGAAGGCGTTTGGCTGATTGAAACCTATGACGACTGGAACAGATACTGCGAGCGCACAGATGTTCTTTACGTTCAGGAATACCTGCCGCTGGATCGCGACGCGCGCATTGTGGTGGTGGGCGATAAAGTGGTAACAGCGTATTGGCGTACACAGGCTGATCAGGGCTTTTACAACAACGTATCCAAGGGTGGCCGGATTGATAATAGCCCGGTGCCGGCAGTGATGACCGATCTGGCTCTCCGGCTCGCACGGGACCTGGAAGTGGATCACGCCGGTTTTGATATTGCGCTGGTGGCAGGCTACCCCTATGTACTGGAATTTAACCGCTTATTCGGTAATCAGGGGCTGGGCCAGGGCAGTGACTTGAAAGAGGCTATTCTGGAATATCTGGAACAGCAGAGTGAGCCCCGGGATCCGGGCGGGCCTAATACCCCCGAGCCTGTCCACCCTCTGGCGGTCTGA
- the hrpB gene encoding ATP-dependent helicase HrpB, with the protein MLPIDHILPELKQTLEQTTTALLQAPPGAGKTTRVPLALLDAPWRQGRKILMLEPRRLAARSAARYMAAQLGEKAGQTVGYRTRLDTKVSGATRIEVVTEGILTRLIQSDPMLEEYAAVLFDEFHERSLQADLGLALVRETQEALREDLRVLVMSATLDTAPIARLLGDVPVLSSEGRAFPVDVFYRPAPGAQRNPRLLDQVVAVVAEALAQQPGSVLVFLPGAGEIHRVAQALAGQVAPNVVIAPLFGNLKAAEQDQAITPAAAGTRKVVLATAIAETSLTIEGVRVVVDSGQQRRAVFDPNSGMTRLVTGRVSKASAEQRKGRAGRVEPGVCYRLWSESEQFGLAEFTPPEIREADLAPLVLELAQWGARVPDKLVWIDPPPPAHWQQAVALLQWLEMLDDEGAITEHGKSARALGIHPRLAHMVILGRSLKLGRLAAELAALLEDRDLLGPGAGADMHERIRVLRGEGGSPRTDPHRLQALRLQAKRLSEPGANDKSEQETVPTATEVGRLLALAYPDRIGKRRPGDTPRYQLSNGKGALLRADDGLARHEWLVAADLDGKSREATIYLAAPVDLPTLEDDLAAHIREQDEAEWDDKRGTVVARKTRRLGALLLAEKPLAKPSPELIQQGILAAVRRKGLDSLPWTPGARQWQARVALLGRHFPGQWPDVGDQALTETLEHWLAPFLTGISRWSELAKLNLQNALNSLLEYPQQQQLSELAPSALIIPTGSSVSLDYAAENGPVLAAKLQALFGWTKTPEVAGGKVPVVIHLLSPARRPLAVTADLASFWSNVYPQVRKDTRGRYPKHPWPEDPLTAVAQQGVKRQGVKKSN; encoded by the coding sequence GTGCTCCCCATAGACCACATCCTGCCGGAGCTGAAACAGACTCTGGAGCAGACCACCACAGCCCTGCTTCAGGCACCCCCGGGCGCCGGTAAAACAACGCGAGTGCCTTTGGCCCTGCTGGATGCACCCTGGAGACAAGGCCGTAAAATCCTGATGCTGGAGCCAAGGCGACTGGCGGCCCGGTCGGCCGCACGGTATATGGCAGCTCAGCTGGGCGAGAAGGCCGGGCAGACAGTGGGCTACCGAACGCGCTTGGATACCAAAGTGTCCGGCGCGACGCGCATAGAAGTTGTGACCGAAGGCATTCTTACGCGGCTGATCCAGAGTGATCCCATGCTGGAAGAATACGCCGCCGTGCTGTTTGATGAGTTTCATGAGCGTTCCTTGCAGGCCGATCTTGGATTGGCCCTTGTGCGGGAGACTCAGGAAGCGTTGCGGGAAGATCTTCGGGTACTGGTGATGTCAGCCACACTGGACACTGCCCCGATTGCCCGCCTGCTTGGGGATGTGCCCGTGTTAAGCAGCGAGGGGCGAGCATTTCCGGTGGACGTATTTTACCGTCCTGCGCCTGGTGCACAGCGCAACCCGCGGCTGTTGGATCAGGTAGTGGCTGTAGTTGCGGAAGCCCTGGCACAGCAGCCAGGCTCGGTGCTGGTGTTCCTGCCAGGTGCCGGGGAGATTCACCGGGTGGCTCAGGCGCTGGCCGGACAGGTGGCCCCGAATGTTGTGATTGCGCCCCTGTTTGGCAATCTCAAAGCTGCAGAACAGGATCAGGCCATTACGCCGGCAGCTGCGGGTACTCGTAAAGTGGTGTTGGCAACCGCCATCGCAGAAACCAGCCTGACCATTGAAGGCGTGCGCGTAGTGGTTGATAGCGGCCAGCAGCGCCGTGCGGTGTTTGACCCCAACAGCGGGATGACGCGGCTGGTAACCGGGCGAGTCTCGAAAGCTTCAGCGGAGCAACGCAAAGGCCGCGCCGGGCGGGTTGAACCGGGCGTTTGTTACCGGCTATGGAGTGAGTCGGAGCAGTTCGGACTGGCTGAGTTTACGCCGCCGGAGATTCGCGAGGCAGATCTGGCGCCACTGGTGCTTGAGCTTGCCCAGTGGGGCGCCCGTGTACCGGACAAGCTGGTATGGATCGACCCACCGCCTCCTGCGCACTGGCAGCAGGCTGTGGCGCTGTTGCAGTGGCTGGAGATGCTGGACGATGAAGGCGCTATTACAGAACACGGCAAGTCGGCCCGGGCACTGGGCATCCATCCCCGGCTGGCGCACATGGTTATACTTGGGCGGTCGCTTAAGCTGGGCAGGTTGGCGGCAGAACTGGCCGCGTTACTGGAAGACCGGGATTTGCTGGGCCCGGGCGCCGGTGCCGATATGCATGAGCGCATCCGCGTACTGCGTGGTGAGGGCGGATCCCCGCGCACAGACCCGCACCGATTGCAGGCGCTGCGCCTGCAGGCAAAGCGCTTATCGGAACCCGGGGCTAACGACAAAAGCGAGCAGGAAACGGTGCCAACAGCCACTGAAGTCGGGCGTTTGTTAGCACTCGCTTATCCTGATCGTATTGGAAAGCGCCGGCCTGGAGACACGCCGCGCTATCAGCTCAGTAATGGTAAAGGTGCACTATTGCGTGCGGACGATGGGTTGGCCCGTCATGAGTGGCTGGTGGCCGCAGACCTGGATGGTAAATCCAGAGAGGCAACCATCTATCTTGCGGCACCGGTAGACCTGCCAACCCTGGAAGACGATCTGGCAGCCCACATCCGTGAACAGGACGAGGCAGAATGGGATGACAAACGCGGCACGGTGGTTGCCCGTAAAACACGCCGGCTGGGTGCTTTGCTTCTTGCCGAAAAACCTCTGGCAAAACCCTCACCCGAGCTCATTCAGCAGGGCATACTCGCGGCTGTGCGGCGCAAAGGGCTGGATAGTTTGCCCTGGACCCCCGGGGCCCGGCAGTGGCAGGCCAGAGTCGCGCTGCTGGGCAGACACTTTCCCGGCCAGTGGCCGGATGTCGGTGACCAGGCACTGACCGAAACGCTGGAACACTGGTTGGCGCCTTTTCTGACCGGTATTAGCCGCTGGTCTGAACTGGCAAAGCTGAATCTGCAGAACGCCCTGAACAGCTTGCTGGAATACCCGCAACAGCAGCAGCTTTCAGAGCTTGCCCCGAGCGCTCTGATAATTCCTACGGGCAGCTCCGTGAGTCTGGATTACGCGGCTGAGAACGGCCCGGTTCTGGCAGCGAAGTTACAGGCGCTGTTCGGCTGGACAAAAACGCCGGAGGTTGCGGGCGGCAAGGTGCCGGTGGTCATTCACCTGCTTTCTCCGGCCCGGCGGCCACTTGCGGTCACGGCAGATCTGGCCAGTTTCTGGTCTAACGTCTATCCACAGGTGCGTAAAGACACTCGTGGACGCTATCCCAAGCATCCCTGGCCAGAAGATCCGCTAACCGCCGTCGCTCAGCAGGGCGTCAAAAGGCAAGGCGTCAAAAAAAGTAACTGA
- a CDS encoding YbfB/YjiJ family MFS transporter has translation MYQQNSTTPKELFGVLAAGAIMLMVVHGLGRFIYTPLLPYLVDDGQFTASDGAAVATWNYLGYLMGAILAIRWYRVSQIRVLLPVSLVVHVITTLLVTQTDSLTAISASRWLNGVANGVVFVQAPALILEWLVLRNRASMSGLVYIGVGLGLLVSSGLVTGSADWLEGAERWWPAALISIPLAAWGAYRLSRLELQDHEHGSDGKAATTTPLIDRASIPLFLSYAGAGLGYILPMTFLPLLAKLELEAGHWLLDGVWVIVALCTIPAAWLWNRLGTKMGDLPALKLNFLIQLAGVLAVVLLPGAIGLVLCAALVGSTFLGTVLLTQRIGRALHPHQGPRLSAAMVALYGFTQMVGPWLTKQWLDAGGTLVSAFGIGVAALAFGLIFVFFVPRPEVWHARTLRFD, from the coding sequence ATGTATCAGCAGAACAGCACGACCCCGAAAGAGCTCTTTGGCGTTCTGGCAGCTGGCGCCATTATGCTAATGGTTGTGCACGGGCTCGGTCGCTTTATCTACACCCCTCTGCTGCCCTATCTGGTAGACGACGGCCAGTTCACCGCGTCAGACGGCGCGGCGGTGGCAACCTGGAATTACCTCGGCTACCTCATGGGAGCCATACTCGCTATCCGCTGGTACCGGGTCAGCCAGATCCGTGTGCTGCTGCCTGTTTCTTTGGTGGTGCATGTCATAACGACCCTGCTCGTCACCCAGACGGACAGCTTGACCGCCATTTCCGCCAGCCGTTGGCTGAACGGAGTCGCTAACGGTGTAGTTTTCGTTCAGGCTCCGGCGTTGATTCTTGAGTGGCTTGTGTTGCGCAATCGAGCCAGCATGAGTGGGCTTGTGTATATCGGCGTGGGCCTGGGCTTGTTGGTTTCCAGCGGACTAGTCACCGGCAGTGCCGATTGGCTGGAAGGAGCAGAGCGTTGGTGGCCTGCGGCTCTGATCTCCATTCCTTTGGCCGCTTGGGGCGCCTACCGGCTGTCGCGGCTGGAGTTGCAGGATCACGAGCACGGCAGTGATGGCAAAGCCGCAACCACCACACCACTTATTGATCGTGCCAGTATCCCACTGTTTTTGTCCTATGCTGGCGCCGGGTTGGGTTACATCCTCCCAATGACGTTCCTGCCCCTGCTGGCAAAACTGGAACTCGAAGCCGGCCATTGGTTGCTCGATGGTGTTTGGGTTATTGTTGCTCTGTGCACTATCCCGGCTGCCTGGCTGTGGAACCGGCTCGGTACCAAAATGGGAGACCTCCCTGCTCTGAAACTGAACTTTCTGATCCAGCTGGCCGGTGTGCTGGCCGTCGTTCTCTTGCCCGGTGCCATCGGCCTGGTGTTGTGTGCCGCGCTGGTAGGCAGCACCTTCCTGGGAACCGTCTTGCTCACCCAGCGCATTGGCCGTGCCCTGCACCCACATCAGGGCCCCCGATTGTCTGCCGCCATGGTTGCGCTCTACGGTTTTACCCAGATGGTCGGACCCTGGCTGACCAAGCAATGGCTGGACGCCGGTGGCACCCTGGTTTCAGCCTTCGGCATAGGAGTAGCAGCATTGGCCTTCGGGCTGATCTTCGTCTTCTTCGTACCCCGCCCCGAAGTCTGGCATGCGCGAACCCTCCGCTTTGACTGA
- a CDS encoding SCO family protein: MNRSVKITLFFLFLFVILVFGLVVGRQVFTVSNGEPTPAPDLAEMNTYVYDQPRPLAEFTLINENGETVTRESLRGRWTFAFVGYTNCPDICPAAMANLRRTDKLLSKELPQPDYLLVSADPEHDTPEQLKSYTGFFGENFHGLTGDLETLRALATSLSAVFVHRQVDGELLVDHSGHFALVNPDGELAALIQPPHNPEHLAEAFERIYKWAKANRENARS, from the coding sequence ATGAATCGTTCGGTGAAAATCACCTTATTTTTCCTTTTTTTATTTGTAATTCTGGTTTTCGGCCTGGTCGTTGGGCGGCAGGTATTTACGGTGAGCAATGGCGAGCCGACCCCAGCCCCGGATCTTGCCGAGATGAACACCTATGTTTATGACCAGCCACGGCCTCTGGCAGAGTTCACGCTGATTAACGAAAACGGGGAAACCGTTACCCGGGAAAGCCTTCGGGGCCGGTGGACGTTTGCGTTTGTGGGTTACACAAACTGCCCGGATATCTGCCCGGCGGCTATGGCCAATCTGCGTCGAACAGACAAACTACTGTCGAAGGAGTTGCCGCAGCCAGATTACCTGCTGGTCAGTGCGGACCCGGAGCACGATACACCGGAGCAGCTCAAATCCTATACCGGATTCTTTGGCGAGAACTTCCATGGATTGACCGGGGATCTGGAAACACTGCGGGCGCTGGCGACAAGTCTGAGTGCGGTTTTTGTGCATCGGCAGGTGGACGGCGAGCTGTTAGTAGACCACAGCGGGCATTTTGCACTGGTGAACCCGGATGGCGAGTTAGCGGCACTTATTCAACCGCCCCACAACCCTGAGCATCTGGCAGAGGCTTTTGAGCGCATTTACAAGTGGGCTAAAGCCAATCGTGAAAACGCCCGTTCCTGA
- the cyoE gene encoding heme o synthase — translation MSEQVDVLPAQVVSSQSAGSISWRDYLELTKPRVVALMILTSVIGMLLATSELPSWSVLIYGNMGIAFLAGAAAVVNHVVDQKIDTVMARTRKRPVATGKISPLEAITFAALLACVGMAVLMWQVNDLTAWLTLASLVGYAGVYTLFLKRATPQNITIGGLAGAMPPLLGWTAVTGQVDGHALLLVLIIFAWTPPHFWALAIHRKEEYAKAGIPMLPVTHGNKYTELHILLYTLILLAVSLLPFVTGMSGWIYLAGALALGLRFLHYAIRLLKGDDRRVALNTFKYSITYLMALFVVLLVDHFVYF, via the coding sequence ATGAGTGAGCAAGTGGACGTACTGCCGGCCCAGGTAGTTTCCAGTCAATCCGCCGGTTCGATTTCCTGGCGGGATTACCTGGAGCTGACCAAGCCCCGGGTTGTGGCGCTGATGATCCTGACATCGGTCATCGGCATGCTGCTGGCGACCTCCGAGTTACCCAGCTGGAGTGTACTGATCTATGGCAATATGGGCATTGCCTTTCTTGCGGGCGCTGCTGCAGTAGTCAACCACGTTGTCGATCAGAAGATTGATACCGTGATGGCTCGCACCCGTAAGCGCCCGGTGGCCACAGGCAAGATCTCCCCTTTGGAAGCAATCACGTTTGCCGCGTTGCTTGCTTGTGTAGGTATGGCGGTATTGATGTGGCAAGTGAACGACTTGACCGCATGGCTCACCCTGGCTTCTCTCGTGGGTTACGCCGGTGTCTATACTTTGTTCCTGAAGCGGGCGACCCCTCAGAACATCACCATTGGCGGCCTGGCCGGTGCCATGCCTCCCCTGCTGGGCTGGACGGCGGTGACCGGGCAAGTAGACGGCCATGCTCTACTGCTGGTTTTGATCATCTTCGCATGGACACCCCCCCATTTTTGGGCGCTGGCCATTCACCGTAAAGAAGAATACGCCAAAGCCGGCATCCCCATGTTGCCCGTTACCCATGGCAACAAATATACCGAACTGCACATCCTGCTTTACACCCTTATTTTGCTGGCGGTCAGCCTGCTACCTTTTGTCACAGGCATGTCCGGCTGGATTTATCTGGCTGGTGCTCTGGCCTTAGGCCTGCGCTTCCTCCACTACGCCATACGGTTGCTGAAAGGCGACGATCGCCGTGTAGCTCTTAACACCTTCAAATACTCCATCACTTACCTGATGGCCCTGTTTGTGGTACTTCTTGTAGATCACTTTGTATATTTCTGA